Proteins found in one Populus alba chromosome 14, ASM523922v2, whole genome shotgun sequence genomic segment:
- the LOC118054435 gene encoding probable glycosyltransferase At5g03795 gives MRKYPNSKSLFSSLGSSPFLVLLVVLPLIVISVFIFTSCLKTSSWSKYSMPSPLTWRVGFFDNSYTFASLAQSEASVVSYNTSTSNSLYPDDQATSSLRESSDEGAVARGVVKRHSKLEKMEAKLAKIRSSIREAARVRNLTSIYEDPDYVPRGPIYRNANAIGRSYLEMEKLFKIYVYKEGDPPMFHDGPCKSIYSSEGRFIHELERGKSFTTTDPDEALVYFLPFSVVMLVQYLYVPGSHEIDAIGNTVVDYINVIADKYPFWNRSLGADHFIVSCHDWGPRTSSYVPHLFNNSIRVLCNANTSEGFNPKKDASFPEIHLRTGEITGLVGGPSPSRRSILAFFAGRLHGHIRRLLLEQWKDKDQDVQVHDQLRNGMSYDSMLKNNRFCLCPSGYEVASPRIVEAIYAECVPVLISDGYVPPFSDVLNWKAFSIQVQVKDIPKIKDILMGISQRQYLRMQRRVKQVQRHFVLNGLPKRFDEFHMTIHSIWLRRLNIRFHD, from the exons ATGAGGAAATATCCTAATAGCAAGTCACTTTTCTCATCGCTGGGGTCTTCTCCTTTTTTGGTCCTGTTGGTTGTTTTacctttgattgtgatatcagtATTCATTTTTACAAGCTGTCTTAAGACCTCTTCTTGGTCTAAATATTCCATGCCTTCTCCATTGACATGGAGAGTTGGTTTCTTTGATAACTCCTATACCTTCGCTTCTCTTGCACAATCTGAAGCCTCTGTTGTAAGTTATAATACTTCCACTTCCAATTCCCTCTATCCAGATGATCAAGCCACGTCGAGTCTTAGAGAATCTAGTGATGAAGGTGCTGTTGCCAGAGGAGTTGTTAAGAGACACAGCAAGTTAGAGAAAATGGAAGCAAAGTTGGCTAAAATCAGGTCTTCCATAAGAGAAGCTGCTCGAGTTCGGAACTTAACATCAATCTACGAGGATCCAGACTATGTGCCCAGAGGTCCAATATATAGGAATGCGAATGCTATCG GTAGGAGTTACTTGGAGATGGAGAAGCTGTTCAAAATATACGTATACAAAGAAGGCGATCCTCCCATGTTTCATGACGGTCCATGCAAGAGTATATATTCCTCAGAAGGGAGGTTTATTCATGAATTGGAGAGGGGAAAATCATTTACAACTACAGACCCTGATGAGgctcttgtttattttcttccatttagTGTGGTCATGTTGGTTCAGTACCTATACGTGCCAGGATCCCATGAGATTGATGCCATTGGGAACACCGTTGTAGACTACATCAACGTCATTGCTGATAAATATCCCTTTTGGAATCGAAGCCTTGGTGCAGATCACTTCATTGTCTCTTGCCATGACTGG GGACCACGTACTTCTTCTTACGTCCCCCATCTGTTTAACAATTCCATCAGAGTTCTATGTAATGCAAATACTTCTGAAGGATTCAACCCTAAAAAGGATGCCTCATTTCCAGAAATCCATCTAAGAACAGGAGAAATCACAGGGCTTGTCGGTGGTCCCTCCCCATCTCGGCGAtcgattcttgcattcttcgcTGGCCGTCTTCATGGGCACATTAGGCGTCTTCTTCTTGAGCAATGGAAAGATAAAGACCAAGATGTGCAAGTCCACGACCAACTTCGAAATGGCATGTCATATGACTCCATGTTGAAAAACAACAGGTTTTGCTTATGCCCTAGCGGGTATGAAGTGGCCAGCCCAAGGATTGTGGAAGCTATATATGCAGAATGTGTTCCTGTGTTGATTTCAGATGGTTATGTACCACCATTCAGTGATGTGCTTAATTGGAAGGCATTTTCTATACAAGTGCAGGTGAAAGACATTCCAAAAATCAAAGATATATTAATGGGGATATCTCAAAGACAATATTTGAGAATGCAAAGGAGAGTGAAGCAGGTGCAAAGGCATTTTGTTCTGAATGGACTTCCCAAGAGATTTGATGAGTTTCACATGACTATCCACTCTATTTGGCTTCGGAGGTTGAACATTCGATTTCAtgattaa
- the LOC118054517 gene encoding probable glycosyltransferase At3g07620 has translation MAYFCRKHSNVFVIAIASLAVVSVAVLTKNSINGFSWFHFFSSQWGWTGITNLGTTSSSSVFMIDQGKRKTLMNGGKVSKEKYALMRGGNRSDAKLERVEAGLAMARALIREAAEDNNCTSSLHDDLDYIPGGFLYRNACAFHRSYLLMEKLFKIFVYEEGEPPLFHYGTCKDIYSMEGVFLSLMETNTKFRTSNPDEAHVYFLPFSVVMIIEHLFHPIIRDKAVLERTVSDYVRIISHKYLYWNRSLGADHFMLSCHDWGPRATWYVRQLYYNSIRVLCNANTSEYFNPKKDASFPEINLKTGEITGLTGGLPPSNRTVLAFFAGKMHGKLRPALLHHWMGKDKDVQVYETLPQGISYHETMKKSKYCICPSGHEVASPRIAEAIYAECVPVLISQHYILPFSDVLNWDSFTIQVTVTEIPNLKNILEGIPEDQYLRMQERVKQVQRHFVVNNPPRRYDVFHMIIHSIWLRRLNVRFPG, from the exons ATGGCATACTTCTGCAGGAAACATTcaaatgtttttgtcattgccATAGCTTCCTTGGCTGTAGTTTCTGTGGCGGTTCTAACAAAGAATTCCATTAATGGATTTTCAtggtttcatttcttttcatctCAATGGGGATGGACTGGTATTACCAATCTTGGGACGACGTCTTCTTCCTCTGTATTCATGATT GATCAAGGAAAACGAAAGACATTGATGAATGGAGGAAAGGTTTCTAAAGAAAAATATGCTTTGATGAGAGGTGGAAATCGAAGTGATGCAAAATTAGAGAGAGTTGAAGCAGGTCTTGCCATGGCCAGAGCTTTGATAAGAGAAGCTGCAGAAGACAACAACTGCACATCAAGTCTTCATGATGATCTTGACTATATTCCTGGAGGTTTCCTATATAGGAATGCTTGTGCCTTCCACAG GAGCTACCTTTTAATGGAGAAGTTGTTCAAAATCTTTGTCTACGAAGAGGGAGAGCCTCCTTTATTTCATTATGGCACCTGCAAGGACATATACTCCATGGAAGGAGTGTTCCTGAGCTTAATGGAAACAAATACCAAGTTCCGGACCTCGAATCCTGATGAAGCTCATGtctattttcttccttttagtGTTGTGATGATCATTGAGCACCTCTTTCATCCAATTATTCGCGATAAAGCTGTTCTGGAACGTACTGTTTCCGACTATGTCCGCATCATCTCTCACAAGTATCTGTACTGGAATCGAAGCCTTGGAGCTGATCATTTCATGCTTTCATGTCATGATTGG GGGCCTCGTGCTACTTGGTATGTTCGTCAACTCTACTACAACTCCATCAGGGTCCTGTGCAACGCAAACACCTCAGAGTATTTTAATCCAAAGAAAGATGCATCGTTTCCAGAGATCAATCTGAAAACAGGGGAAATCACGGGCCTCACCGGTGGCTTACCCCCATCTAACCGTACAGTCCTAGCATTCTTTGCAGGTAAAATGCATGGGAAACTCAGACCAGCACTTCTTCACCATTGGATGGGAAAGGACAAAGACGTTCAAGTTTACGAGACACTACCACAGGGAATTTCGTATCATGAGACGATGAAGAAGAGCAAATACTGCATTTGCCCAAGTGGGCATGAAGTTGCTAGTCCAAGAATTGCTGAGGCAATTTATGCAGAATGTGTTCCAGTCTTGATATCACAGCATTATATCTTGCCTTTCAGCGATGTTCTTAATTGGGACTCCTTCACCATTCAAGTTACAGTCACTGAAATACCAAACCTCAAGAACATTTTAGAGGGAATACCAGAAGATCAATACTTGAGAATGCAGGAGAGAGTGAAGCAAGTGCAAAGACATTTTGTGGTGAATAATCCTCCCAGAAGATATGATGTCTTCCATATGATCATTCATTCAATCTGGCTGCGAAGGTTGAATGTGCGATTTCCTGGGTGA